One window of the Microbulbifer sp. Q7 genome contains the following:
- a CDS encoding Gldg family protein — MRPDNTSPVSGKRLIKRVAGKELTLFFASPVAYLFLATFAAVSLFVFFWGEAFFARNIADVRPLFEWMPLLLIFLTSALTMRLWSDERAKGTLEHILTQPAPLWQFVVGKFVACLALLGIALAITLPLPVTVATIGDLDWGPVWAGYLATFLLGAAYLSIGLFVSARASNQIVSLIVASALCGVFYLIGTPLLTDFFGNSAGEWLRSLSTSARFDAITRGVIDLPDLYYYLSLCAVFLSLNTLVLERERWAIGGNRKHRQAWQAVTALLVVNALGANLWLGQLKSLRADVTEGKLYSISPATQQYLNQLQEPLLIRGYFSGKTHPLLAPLVPQMRDLLREYEVAGDGRVRVEIIDPTQEPELEEEANRKYGIAPVPFQVADRYQASIVSSYFDVLVQYGDEYEVLGFRDLIEVNADRETDVDVQLRNPEYDLTRAVKKVLQSYQSEGNLFDTVQGKLAFTAYVSADEQLPDQLMEFKQSIRESVEKIQADAGERLSVEFIDPEADGGKVARQIAEDYGFQPMAASLIGRPFYFYLTLARDDQHDKVVQIPLDDLSADTFERNLEAGIKRFASGFTKTVALVTPADDFRQGMGAGARFSQLETLLGAELNVEREDLSDGRVSGNADILMLLAPRNLSEKALYAVDQFLMQGGTVIAATSPYSADLSNRSLRLNRVNSGLEQWLQHMGLEVDSKLVLDPQNSAFPVPVTRNVGGFQLQELRMLDYPYFIDVRGDGLNADNPITGNLPQATLSWASPIRVDEEKSAGRNVTPLLHSSQESWLSSSTSVMPRYVDGQISAFTPEGERAAHLLGVVSAGRFDSYFADKPSPLAQQPEEASAEDGENASDAGKLENLPSQISRSPESARIILFASNDFLRDQVVRMSGAAAGGDYLNTLQLAANSVDWSLEDAGLLSIRARSHFNRTLPPMEQDSRLFWESLNYIAALLALGVVALIQHLRNRARQQRYQQLLAG, encoded by the coding sequence ATGCGGCCTGATAACACCTCACCGGTCAGCGGCAAGCGCCTGATCAAACGCGTGGCCGGCAAAGAACTCACCCTGTTTTTCGCGTCCCCGGTGGCCTATCTGTTTCTCGCCACCTTTGCCGCCGTCAGCCTGTTCGTATTTTTCTGGGGCGAAGCCTTCTTTGCCCGCAATATCGCCGACGTGCGCCCGCTGTTCGAGTGGATGCCCCTGCTGCTGATCTTCCTCACCAGCGCGCTCACCATGCGCCTGTGGAGCGACGAGCGCGCCAAGGGCACCCTGGAACATATCCTCACCCAGCCCGCACCCCTGTGGCAGTTTGTAGTAGGTAAATTCGTCGCCTGCCTGGCACTGCTGGGAATTGCCCTCGCCATCACGTTGCCGCTGCCGGTCACCGTGGCGACAATCGGCGACCTGGACTGGGGGCCGGTATGGGCCGGTTACCTGGCCACCTTCCTGCTGGGTGCGGCTTACCTGAGCATCGGCCTGTTCGTCTCCGCCCGCGCCAGTAACCAGATTGTCAGCCTGATTGTGGCCTCGGCCCTGTGCGGGGTTTTCTACCTGATTGGCACACCGCTGCTCACGGACTTTTTCGGCAACAGCGCCGGTGAGTGGCTGCGCAGCCTCAGTACCAGCGCGCGCTTTGATGCCATCACCCGCGGCGTCATCGACCTGCCGGATCTGTATTACTACCTGAGCCTGTGCGCGGTATTCCTGTCCCTCAACACCCTGGTGCTGGAGCGCGAGCGCTGGGCCATCGGCGGCAATCGCAAACACCGCCAGGCCTGGCAGGCGGTGACCGCGCTGCTGGTGGTCAACGCCCTCGGCGCGAATTTATGGCTGGGGCAACTGAAGTCCCTGCGCGCGGATGTCACCGAAGGCAAGCTGTATTCCATTTCCCCGGCCACCCAGCAGTACCTGAACCAGTTGCAGGAACCGCTGCTGATCCGCGGCTATTTCAGCGGCAAAACCCACCCACTGCTGGCCCCGCTGGTGCCGCAGATGCGCGACCTGTTGCGGGAGTACGAAGTGGCCGGCGATGGCCGCGTGCGCGTGGAAATCATCGACCCGACACAGGAGCCGGAACTGGAGGAGGAAGCCAACCGGAAATACGGCATCGCCCCGGTGCCCTTCCAGGTGGCGGATCGCTACCAGGCCTCCATCGTCAGTTCCTACTTTGACGTGCTGGTACAGTACGGGGACGAATACGAGGTACTGGGTTTCCGCGACCTGATCGAGGTCAACGCCGATCGGGAAACCGATGTGGACGTGCAACTGCGCAACCCGGAGTACGACCTCACCCGCGCGGTGAAAAAAGTCCTGCAGAGCTACCAGAGCGAGGGCAATCTGTTCGACACTGTGCAGGGCAAGTTGGCGTTTACCGCCTACGTCTCCGCCGACGAACAGCTGCCGGATCAGCTGATGGAATTTAAACAATCCATCCGCGAGTCTGTGGAAAAAATCCAGGCGGATGCCGGCGAGCGTCTGAGCGTCGAATTTATCGACCCCGAAGCGGACGGCGGCAAAGTAGCCCGGCAGATCGCCGAGGACTACGGCTTCCAGCCCATGGCCGCAAGCCTGATCGGGCGGCCCTTCTATTTTTATTTAACCCTCGCCCGCGACGATCAACATGACAAAGTGGTGCAGATACCGCTGGACGACCTCAGCGCGGACACCTTCGAGCGCAACCTGGAGGCAGGCATCAAACGCTTCGCCAGCGGCTTTACCAAAACCGTAGCACTGGTGACGCCGGCGGACGATTTCCGCCAGGGTATGGGCGCTGGAGCCCGCTTCAGCCAGCTGGAAACCTTGTTGGGTGCCGAGCTGAACGTGGAACGCGAGGACCTGAGTGATGGCCGCGTCTCCGGCAACGCCGACATCCTGATGCTGCTGGCACCGCGCAATCTGAGCGAGAAAGCCCTGTACGCGGTGGACCAGTTCCTGATGCAGGGCGGCACCGTGATCGCCGCCACCTCCCCGTACAGCGCGGACCTGTCCAACCGCAGCCTGCGCCTGAACCGGGTCAACAGCGGTCTGGAACAGTGGCTCCAACATATGGGGCTTGAGGTCGACAGCAAACTGGTACTGGACCCGCAGAACAGCGCCTTCCCGGTACCGGTGACCCGCAACGTGGGCGGTTTCCAGCTGCAGGAACTGCGCATGCTGGATTACCCCTATTTTATCGACGTGCGCGGCGACGGCCTGAACGCCGACAACCCCATCACCGGCAACCTGCCCCAGGCCACCCTGAGCTGGGCCTCGCCCATTCGCGTGGACGAGGAAAAATCCGCCGGACGCAACGTCACCCCGCTACTGCACAGCTCGCAGGAGTCCTGGCTGTCCAGCAGCACCAGTGTGATGCCGCGTTATGTGGACGGGCAGATCAGCGCCTTTACCCCGGAGGGCGAGCGCGCCGCGCACCTGCTGGGCGTGGTCAGCGCCGGGCGCTTTGACTCTTATTTCGCCGACAAACCCTCGCCGCTGGCCCAGCAGCCCGAAGAGGCGTCAGCCGAAGACGGGGAGAATGCCAGCGACGCCGGCAAGTTGGAAAACCTGCCCAGCCAGATCAGCCGCTCGCCGGAGTCCGCGCGCATTATCCTGTTCGCGTCCAACGACTTCCTGCGGGATCAGGTGGTGCGCATGAGTGGTGCCGCCGCCGGTGGCGACTACCTCAATACCCTGCAACTGGCCGCCAACAGTGTGGACTGGTCCCTGGAGGATGCGGGCCTGCTCAGCATCCGCGCGCGCAGCCACTTCAACCGCACCCTGCCTCCCATGGAGCAGGACAGCCGCCTGTTCTGGGAATCCCTGAACTATATCGCCGCACTGCTGGCCCTGGGCGTCGTCGCCCTGATCCAGCACCTGCGCAATCGCGCCCGCCAGCAGCGCTATCAACAGCTGCTGGCCGGCTGA
- a CDS encoding ABC transporter ATP-binding protein has translation MLEVTHLSRCYGEFKAVDGVSFTIDKGEIVGLLGHNGAGKTTIMKMLSGYLEPDTGSVRIDGIDMADKPKTLQRQLGYLPENLPVYGEMTVADYLDYAASLKGLDGREKIDEIRRAINATELADKLHARIHTLSRGYKQRVGVAQAILGRPRLLILDEPTNGLDPTQTRQMRALIKEIAREATVILSTHIMQEVEALCDRVLIIHRGQLAVDEKLEHLRNANRILLETSATDAREILGRLGKDEGIESIEPLAKAGQFRIALTGEANLRSTCAVIARTLIAAGGELYRLQPEQQDLESLFRQVNESQAPAQQKQQEALENAA, from the coding sequence GTGCTGGAAGTCACCCACCTCAGCCGTTGTTATGGCGAATTCAAAGCCGTCGACGGCGTCAGTTTTACAATCGACAAAGGCGAAATTGTCGGCCTGCTCGGCCACAACGGCGCCGGCAAAACCACCATCATGAAAATGCTCTCCGGCTACCTCGAACCGGATACCGGTAGCGTCCGCATTGATGGCATCGACATGGCCGACAAGCCCAAAACCCTGCAGCGGCAATTGGGCTACCTGCCGGAAAACCTCCCCGTGTATGGCGAAATGACCGTCGCCGACTACCTGGATTACGCCGCCTCATTAAAAGGCCTCGACGGCCGCGAAAAGATTGATGAAATCCGCCGCGCCATCAATGCCACCGAACTCGCCGACAAACTGCACGCCCGCATCCACACCCTCTCGCGGGGCTACAAACAGCGCGTCGGCGTCGCCCAGGCCATACTCGGCCGGCCGCGGCTACTGATCCTCGACGAGCCCACCAACGGCCTCGACCCCACCCAGACCCGGCAGATGCGCGCACTGATCAAAGAGATCGCCCGCGAAGCCACCGTCATCCTCTCCACCCACATCATGCAGGAAGTGGAAGCCCTGTGTGATCGCGTGCTGATTATTCACCGCGGCCAACTCGCCGTGGACGAAAAACTCGAGCACCTGCGCAACGCCAACCGCATCTTGCTTGAGACCTCCGCCACCGACGCCCGCGAAATTCTCGGCCGCCTCGGCAAGGACGAAGGTATCGAAAGTATTGAGCCACTGGCCAAGGCCGGACAGTTCCGCATCGCATTGACCGGGGAGGCCAACCTGCGCTCTACCTGCGCGGTGATTGCCCGCACTCTTATCGCCGCCGGTGGCGAACTGTACCGGTTGCAACCGGAGCAACAGGATCTGGAAAGCCTGTTCCGCCAGGTCAACGAAAGCCAAGCACCCGCACAACAAAAACAACAGGAGGCACTGGAAAATGCGGCCTGA
- the glnE gene encoding bifunctional [glutamate--ammonia ligase]-adenylyl-L-tyrosine phosphorylase/[glutamate--ammonia-ligase] adenylyltransferase — protein sequence MSLKEFCLPQHQALFTQRWEDWCAAVGAEQVALVEALVGDETSQALVRAFVGSDFFVQQCSRHPEWLAGFVREEDCGLAAPDLAEIESEEQLEKTLRNLRNRVNCEVIWRDFAGQWDIPTACGRLTQLAEVCIQAALDWHRARMVERHGEPRSREGAVQPMIVLGMGKLGARELNLSSDIDLIFAYPEPGQSDGDKPLENQAWFQRLGQRLIKSLDTVTADGFVFRVDMRLRPYGDSGPLVSHYAALEDYYQTQGREWERYAMIKARPVAMSGAGAAEAAEELMELLRPFTYRRYIDFSVIEALREMKTLIQRQVRARGMTDNIKLGRGGIREVEFIVQAFQLIRGGREPDLRVRNILKVLPLLEVDGHLPAGSAEQLRDAYLLLRRVEHGLQAERDQQTQTLPAEMPRREQLAFALGYASWSLLAEKLDAARAIIEHEFDEVIAPPEESAELTANDQWQLLWAGCERNADRDSWLEKLHQTGFQPASQALDCIVALHSDRIVSALPASSRQRLDQTMPLLLASASEVGEPLLALERVMPLLRSILRRSAYLVLINENPPVLAQLLQLCAASPWIAEQLARHPILLDEMLDQRRLLAPSTAGDIADDLRQEMLRVEPDDLEGQMEALRLFKQSQSLRIAAQEVTGALPLMKVSDSLTWLGEAILQQSLALAWQQMTEKHGLPGGANADDMRFAIIAYGKLGGLELGHGSDLDIVFVHDAEPQQYTDGERSIDNLSFYTRLAQRLIHILQTRTLSGPLYEVDTRLRPSGNSGLLVTSLAAFEKYQRESAWTWEHQALVRTRPVAGSARLGEAFEALRLTLLCEPRDEPKLRGEVVEMRDKMRAHLDKSGSQQFDLKHGPGGIIDIEFIVQFTALAWAHKAPAIVRYTDNIRILQSLTEAGLLPETKAADLTGAYKAYRSEGHRLALQQLPALVPVDWFPAERENVEQVWKRLLG from the coding sequence ATGTCATTGAAGGAGTTCTGCCTGCCACAGCATCAGGCACTGTTTACTCAGCGCTGGGAGGATTGGTGCGCCGCTGTGGGGGCGGAGCAGGTGGCGTTGGTTGAGGCGCTGGTGGGTGATGAGACGAGCCAGGCGCTGGTGCGCGCGTTTGTGGGCTCGGATTTCTTTGTGCAGCAGTGCAGTCGCCACCCCGAGTGGCTGGCGGGCTTTGTCCGTGAGGAGGACTGCGGGCTGGCGGCGCCGGACCTGGCGGAAATCGAATCGGAAGAGCAGCTGGAAAAAACACTGCGCAATCTGCGCAACCGGGTGAACTGTGAGGTGATCTGGCGGGACTTTGCCGGTCAGTGGGATATTCCCACCGCCTGTGGGCGGCTGACCCAACTGGCGGAGGTGTGTATTCAGGCGGCGCTCGATTGGCACCGGGCGAGAATGGTGGAGCGCCACGGCGAGCCGCGCAGCCGCGAGGGTGCGGTACAGCCGATGATCGTGCTGGGCATGGGCAAGCTCGGGGCGCGGGAGCTGAACCTGTCTTCCGATATCGATCTCATTTTTGCCTACCCGGAGCCTGGCCAGAGCGACGGTGACAAGCCCCTGGAAAACCAGGCCTGGTTCCAGCGCCTGGGCCAGCGCCTGATCAAATCCCTGGATACCGTTACCGCCGACGGTTTTGTGTTCCGCGTAGATATGCGCCTTCGTCCCTACGGCGACAGCGGGCCGCTGGTGAGCCACTACGCTGCGCTGGAGGATTACTACCAGACCCAGGGCCGCGAGTGGGAGCGTTACGCCATGATCAAGGCGCGCCCGGTGGCCATGAGCGGCGCTGGTGCGGCGGAAGCGGCGGAAGAACTGATGGAGTTGCTGCGCCCGTTTACCTACCGCCGCTACATCGACTTCAGTGTGATCGAGGCGCTGCGGGAAATGAAAACCCTGATCCAGCGCCAGGTCCGCGCCCGCGGTATGACGGACAACATCAAGCTCGGTCGCGGCGGTATTCGCGAGGTGGAATTTATTGTCCAGGCATTCCAGCTGATTCGCGGCGGGCGCGAGCCGGACCTGCGGGTGCGCAACATTTTAAAGGTGTTGCCACTGTTGGAAGTCGATGGACATTTGCCGGCGGGCAGTGCCGAACAGTTGCGGGATGCCTATTTGTTGCTGCGCCGGGTGGAGCACGGCCTGCAAGCGGAGCGTGACCAGCAAACCCAGACCCTGCCGGCGGAAATGCCGCGGCGGGAACAGCTGGCGTTTGCGCTGGGCTATGCCTCCTGGTCTCTGCTGGCGGAAAAACTGGATGCCGCGCGCGCAATCATCGAGCATGAATTTGACGAGGTGATTGCGCCGCCGGAGGAGTCTGCCGAGCTGACTGCAAATGATCAGTGGCAGTTGCTGTGGGCCGGCTGCGAGCGCAACGCCGACCGCGACAGCTGGCTGGAGAAATTGCACCAAACCGGCTTCCAGCCCGCGTCCCAAGCGCTGGATTGCATCGTTGCCCTGCACAGTGACCGCATTGTCAGTGCGTTGCCGGCCTCCAGCCGCCAGCGCCTGGACCAGACCATGCCGCTGTTACTGGCTTCCGCTTCTGAAGTCGGCGAGCCGTTACTGGCACTGGAGCGGGTGATGCCCCTGCTGCGCTCCATTCTGCGTCGCAGTGCCTATCTGGTGTTGATCAATGAAAACCCGCCGGTGCTGGCGCAGCTGCTGCAGCTGTGCGCCGCGTCGCCATGGATCGCCGAGCAGCTCGCCCGTCACCCGATCCTGCTTGACGAAATGCTCGACCAGCGCCGCCTGCTGGCGCCCTCTACCGCCGGGGATATTGCCGACGACCTGCGTCAGGAAATGCTGCGCGTGGAGCCGGATGACCTGGAGGGGCAGATGGAAGCCCTGCGCCTGTTCAAGCAAAGCCAGAGCCTGCGTATTGCCGCGCAGGAGGTGACCGGCGCCCTGCCGCTGATGAAGGTGAGCGATTCCCTCACCTGGCTGGGGGAGGCGATCCTGCAGCAGTCTCTGGCGCTCGCGTGGCAGCAGATGACGGAAAAACACGGCTTGCCCGGCGGGGCGAACGCCGACGATATGCGCTTTGCGATCATTGCCTATGGCAAGCTGGGTGGCCTGGAGCTGGGGCACGGTTCCGATCTGGATATCGTGTTTGTGCACGATGCCGAACCGCAGCAATACACCGATGGTGAACGATCCATCGACAACCTGAGTTTCTACACCCGTCTCGCCCAGCGCCTGATCCATATCCTGCAGACCCGAACCCTGAGCGGCCCCCTGTACGAAGTGGATACCCGCCTGCGCCCGTCGGGCAACTCCGGCCTGCTGGTGACGTCGCTGGCCGCGTTCGAGAAATACCAGCGCGAGAGCGCCTGGACGTGGGAACACCAGGCGCTGGTGCGCACGCGCCCGGTTGCTGGCAGTGCGCGCCTCGGTGAGGCATTCGAAGCGCTGCGATTAACGCTGCTGTGCGAACCAAGGGACGAACCGAAATTGCGCGGGGAAGTGGTTGAGATGCGGGACAAAATGCGCGCGCATCTGGACAAGTCGGGCAGCCAGCAATTTGATCTGAAGCACGGCCCGGGTGGCATCATCGATATCGAATTTATCGTGCAGTTTACCGCGCTGGCATGGGCCCACAAGGCCCCTGCCATTGTGCGCTACACCGACAATATCCGGATTCTGCAGAGCCTGACCGAGGCCGGCCTGCTGCCTGAAACCAAGGCCGCAGACCTGACCGGGGCCTACAAAGCCTATCGTTCGGAAGGGCATCGCCTCGCGTTGCAGCAACTGCCCGCTCTGGTCCCCGTGGACTGGTTTCCTGCCGAGCGCGAAAATGTTGAGCAGGTGTGGAAACGGTTGCTGGGCTGA